The Thomasclavelia ramosa DSM 1402 genome includes a region encoding these proteins:
- a CDS encoding helix-turn-helix domain-containing protein has product MKYDYVFKLKCVELYKNGRWHETPEGIGQKNFRKGITTWVKIADLHGIDALKHPTTCTEYTVEERYALVARVLAGESQKSVAISANINHSQLSNWVKRYKIYGYNGLDLKKGRHSKEQPLKKSIISSELTPPEKEELIRLRAAIVKEIREKGYRLKHLLKA; this is encoded by the coding sequence ATGAAATATGATTATGTATTTAAGTTGAAGTGTGTTGAACTATATAAAAATGGTCGATGGCATGAAACACCAGAAGGAATTGGACAAAAAAACTTTAGAAAAGGAATTACTACATGGGTCAAAATCGCTGACTTACATGGAATAGATGCTTTAAAACATCCTACCACCTGCACTGAGTATACTGTGGAAGAAAGATACGCTTTAGTTGCCAGGGTTCTAGCTGGAGAATCTCAAAAAAGTGTTGCAATAAGTGCTAATATTAATCACAGTCAACTGTCAAACTGGGTAAAACGATATAAAATATATGGATATAATGGTCTCGATTTAAAGAAGGGACGACATAGTAAGGAGCAGCCTCTGAAAAAATCTATAATATCAAGTGAACTTACTCCTCCTGAGAAAGAAGAACTAATACGTTTAAGAGCAGCAATCGTTAAAGAAATTCGTGAAAAAGGATATCGATTAAAGCATCTTCTAAAGGCATGA
- a CDS encoding IS3 family transposase, which translates to MIKIRGRYGVRRVHRELLNRGYLVNHKRV; encoded by the coding sequence TTGATCAAAATAAGGGGACGCTATGGAGTTCGTCGAGTTCATAGAGAGCTTCTAAATCGCGGTTATCTGGTAAATCATAAGAGAGTGTAA
- a CDS encoding IS3 family transposase — protein sequence MHNMGLLGKRPKERYHSYKGNVADNIINRNFNASRPLQKWTTDVSQFNFAWGKCYISPILDRFTNEIISYDLSPHPNLKQITNMLTQAYEKFSILEGLIFHSDQGWKYQHAHYINSLKEHSIIQSMSRKGNCYDNSVTETFFGRLKNEVYYGYENELYSFS from the coding sequence ATGCATAATATGGGATTATTAGGTAAACGTCCTAAAGAGAGATACCATTCTTATAAAGGGAATGTAGCAGATAATATTATTAATAGAAATTTTAATGCGAGTAGACCATTACAAAAATGGACTACTGATGTATCTCAATTCAATTTTGCATGGGGAAAATGTTATATTTCTCCAATATTAGATAGGTTTACAAATGAGATTATTTCCTATGATTTATCACCGCATCCTAATCTTAAACAAATTACAAATATGCTGACTCAGGCATATGAAAAGTTTTCCATCCTTGAAGGATTGATTTTCCACTCAGATCAGGGATGGAAATATCAACATGCTCATTATATCAATTCATTAAAAGAACACAGTATAATACAATCGATGTCTAGAAAAGGAAACTGTTATGATAATTCGGTAACGGAAACTTTCTTTGGCCGATTAAAAAATGAAGTCTATTATGGGTATGAAAATGAATTGTATTCATTTTCATAG
- a CDS encoding ATP-dependent Clp protease proteolytic subunit — protein MHLVPTVIEKTNQREYAYDIYSRLLEDRIILLTGTIDDKMSSSIVGQLLYLESLDNNADIFMYINSPGGSINAGMAIYDTMNFIKCDVSTIVIGMAASMAAFLLSAGAKGKRCSLPNSEIMIHQPLGAFEGQASDIEISAKRILKQKEKLNLILSKNTNQPIDKIVIDTDRDHFLEPDEALEYGLIDEVI, from the coding sequence ATGCATTTAGTTCCTACAGTAATTGAAAAAACAAACCAACGTGAATATGCTTATGATATATATTCACGACTATTAGAAGACCGGATCATCTTATTAACCGGTACTATTGATGATAAGATGTCCAGCAGTATTGTTGGTCAGCTTCTCTATTTAGAATCATTAGATAACAATGCTGATATTTTTATGTATATTAATTCCCCAGGTGGCAGTATCAATGCGGGAATGGCAATCTATGATACAATGAACTTTATCAAATGTGACGTTTCAACAATCGTAATTGGGATGGCTGCTAGTATGGCTGCCTTTTTACTCAGTGCCGGAGCTAAAGGTAAGCGTTGTAGTTTACCTAATAGTGAAATTATGATTCATCAGCCATTAGGAGCTTTTGAAGGACAAGCGAGTGATATTGAAATTAGTGCCAAACGAATCTTAAAACAAAAGGAAAAATTAAATTTAATTCTTAGTAAAAATACAAATCAGCCCATAGATAAAATTGTTATCGATACTGATCGTGATCACTTTTTAGAACCTGATGAAGCGCTTGAATACGGCTTAATTGATGAAGTTATTTAA
- the gap gene encoding type I glyceraldehyde-3-phosphate dehydrogenase, which produces MAVKVAINGFGRIGRLAFRQMFGAEGYEVVAINDLTDPKMLAHLLKYDSAQGRYALADKVEAGENSITVDGKEIKIYSEADASKLPWGEIGVDVVLECTGFYVSKAKSQAHIDAGAKKVVISAPAGNDLPTVVFGVNENILTADDTIISAASCTTNCLAPMANALNNLAKIKSGIMLTVHAYTGDQMVLDGPHRKGDLRRARAAAVNIVPNSTGAAKAIGLVIPELNGKLIGSAQRVPVPTGSTTILTSVVEGEVTVEEVNAAMKAAATPSFGYTEEQLVSSDIIGINYGSLFDATQTMVKPMDNGTTEVQTVAWYDNENSYTSNMVRTIKYFAELSK; this is translated from the coding sequence ATGGCAGTAAAAGTAGCAATTAACGGATTTGGACGTATCGGACGTCTTGCATTCAGACAAATGTTTGGTGCTGAAGGATATGAAGTTGTAGCAATCAACGATTTAACTGATCCTAAAATGTTAGCACATTTATTAAAATATGATTCAGCACAAGGTAGATATGCATTAGCTGATAAAGTTGAAGCTGGTGAAAATTCAATCACTGTTGATGGAAAAGAAATTAAAATCTATAGTGAAGCAGATGCTTCTAAATTACCTTGGGGTGAAATCGGTGTAGATGTAGTATTAGAATGTACTGGTTTCTATGTATCTAAAGCTAAATCTCAAGCTCATATTGATGCAGGAGCTAAAAAAGTTGTTATCTCTGCACCAGCAGGAAATGACTTACCAACAGTTGTATTCGGAGTAAACGAAAATATCTTAACTGCTGATGATACAATCATCTCTGCAGCATCTTGTACAACTAACTGTTTAGCACCAATGGCTAACGCTTTAAATAACTTAGCTAAAATTAAATCTGGTATCATGTTAACAGTACATGCTTACACAGGTGACCAAATGGTATTAGACGGACCTCATAGAAAAGGTGACTTAAGAAGAGCTCGTGCAGCTGCAGTAAATATCGTACCTAACTCAACTGGTGCAGCAAAAGCTATCGGATTAGTTATCCCTGAATTAAACGGAAAATTAATTGGTTCTGCTCAACGTGTACCTGTTCCTACTGGATCAACTACAATCTTAACTTCAGTTGTTGAAGGTGAAGTTACAGTTGAAGAAGTAAATGCAGCTATGAAAGCAGCAGCTACTCCATCATTTGGATATACTGAAGAACAATTAGTTTCTTCTGATATTATTGGAATTAACTATGGTTCATTATTTGATGCAACTCAAACTATGGTTAAACCAATGGACAACGGAACTACTGAAGTTCAAACAGTTGCTTGGTATGATAATGAAAATTCATATACTTCTAACATGGTTAGAACAATCAAATATTTCGCTGAATTATCTAAATAA
- a CDS encoding ketopantoate reductase family protein — MTFIVDEKRKKAYQETVFTINGEKVLFNLVEYFNAVPFDLIIIAVKGTALEEVIKEIKKCVDKNTIIISVLNGIDSEKVISEYYGREKVIYAVAQGMDAMKFGTSLKYTKEGQLLLGITDFKQKDKLDKLTSFFDQAKINYEVKGDILHSMWAKFMLNVGINQTCMAYNTNYSGALMPGEANDTLIAAMKEIIELSHYEGVDLTETDLKHYIEIIRTLAPLGLPSMAQDAKVRRYSEVEMFAGTVISLASKHKLKVPTNEFLYKRIRGIENSY, encoded by the coding sequence GTGACATTTATAGTTGATGAAAAAAGGAAAAAAGCATATCAGGAAACTGTATTTACAATAAATGGTGAGAAAGTTTTATTTAATTTAGTTGAGTATTTTAATGCCGTTCCATTTGATTTAATAATCATAGCAGTAAAAGGGACTGCTTTAGAAGAAGTAATAAAGGAAATTAAAAAATGTGTTGATAAAAATACAATAATAATTTCTGTTTTAAATGGGATTGACAGTGAAAAGGTTATTAGTGAATACTATGGGAGAGAAAAAGTAATTTATGCGGTTGCTCAGGGAATGGATGCAATGAAGTTTGGAACATCTCTAAAGTACACTAAAGAAGGACAGCTCTTATTGGGAATCACTGATTTCAAGCAAAAAGATAAGTTGGATAAGCTTACTAGCTTCTTCGATCAAGCAAAAATTAATTATGAAGTTAAAGGCGATATTTTACATAGTATGTGGGCTAAATTCATGTTGAATGTTGGGATAAATCAGACTTGTATGGCATATAATACCAATTATAGTGGTGCTTTAATGCCAGGGGAAGCAAATGATACCTTGATTGCAGCAATGAAGGAAATTATTGAGTTGTCACATTACGAGGGAGTTGATCTAACTGAAACGGATTTGAAGCATTATATTGAGATAATTAGGACTTTGGCTCCTCTGGGTTTACCATCAATGGCTCAAGATGCAAAAGTACGTCGTTACAGTGAAGTTGAAATGTTTGCTGGAACAGTAATTTCTTTGGCATCAAAGCATAAACTAAAAGTACCAACAAATGAATTTTTATATAAGCGAATAAGGGGCATTGAAAATAGTTATTAA
- a CDS encoding LrgB family protein has protein sequence MDSFLLETVYFGIVISLLSYWIAVQIRKLLPYPIFNPLLISAVISIGILIIFDIDFDTYNKGAQFITFLLTPATVCLAVPLYKQVQILIKHLDAILISLFSGCLAGIVSIFIMCLIMKADPVIYYSLLPKSITTAIAIGVSDKLGGNSTITVGIVIITGILGAIIAKSICKLFKIKHPVAIGLALGNSAHAIGTSKALEFGEIEGAMSSLSIVIAGLLTVIIAPLMANLL, from the coding sequence ATGGATAGTTTTTTGCTTGAAACAGTATATTTTGGGATTGTTATCAGTCTATTATCATATTGGATTGCAGTTCAAATAAGAAAATTATTGCCCTACCCAATTTTTAATCCTTTATTGATCAGTGCTGTTATTTCAATTGGTATATTAATCATTTTTGATATTGATTTTGATACATATAATAAGGGAGCTCAATTCATTACTTTTTTATTGACCCCAGCTACTGTTTGTTTGGCGGTACCACTTTATAAACAAGTGCAAATATTAATTAAACATTTAGATGCTATTTTAATCAGTTTATTTAGTGGTTGTCTTGCCGGAATTGTTTCCATTTTTATAATGTGTTTAATTATGAAAGCCGATCCTGTAATTTATTATTCACTTTTACCAAAATCAATTACAACAGCAATCGCAATTGGTGTTTCTGATAAACTAGGCGGTAATTCAACCATTACAGTTGGAATTGTTATTATTACTGGTATCCTTGGTGCTATCATTGCTAAAAGTATTTGTAAATTATTTAAAATTAAGCATCCTGTTGCAATCGGTTTAGCCCTTGGTAATAGTGCCCATGCGATTGGAACATCAAAAGCTTTAGAATTTGGAGAAATTGAAGGAGCTATGAGTAGTTTATCAATTGTTATTGCTGGATTATTAACTGTAATCATTGCACCATTAATGGCAAATTTATTATAA
- a CDS encoding CidA/LrgA family protein: MKYVHQFLIIMTISFIGELLGLLLPLPIPASVYGLAIMLICLFTRVIKLNQIEEVADWLILIMPVLFVPSAVSLINVGNAIIKDLLVIGIVTLISTIVVMIVTGKVAQVIIERKEDNDNG; encoded by the coding sequence GTGAAGTATGTACATCAATTTTTAATTATTATGACAATCTCATTTATTGGGGAATTGTTGGGATTGTTATTGCCATTGCCAATACCGGCAAGCGTTTATGGTTTAGCAATAATGCTAATTTGTTTATTTACTAGAGTAATTAAATTAAATCAAATCGAGGAAGTAGCTGATTGGCTGATCTTAATCATGCCCGTTTTATTTGTTCCTTCTGCTGTTAGTCTAATCAACGTTGGTAATGCTATTATTAAAGATCTCCTAGTTATTGGAATTGTCACTTTAATTAGTACCATCGTTGTTATGATCGTTACAGGAAAAGTTGCACAAGTAATCATTGAACGAAAGGAGGATAATGATAATGGATAG
- a CDS encoding EAL domain-containing protein, producing MKNKKISLMIVGGISAVIFVVFSMFIYVNYVQDSLWDKSINDILETTSQEEKAFNVYMTKEMTNSQNILTNIAYLQTKIPQYLQHLSNREEAKYLYIDYTNDCYYDENGNYPLGDEQLFQQIKADNNSQGFLEPYLNSKTGIKTFATYVKTSDSQSVIVKETQLSFIIENFSLSFYNDLGFSYIVKDNGEILIRSKHRNSNRTFKNLFDLIDLSGNDAKTIESFKASLSKRDKGVALFNYQDSSNVFCYVPLQQNNHWFIISIIPNNVIMKQANNIIISSIILCSGIAGAISCVVLLYIRDSRKHKRMLENLAFYDHLTMLYNYQKFKTEGEKLFLERNHTLLAVLYLDINDFKIINELYGYKYGDKILTQLANILKKLVIAPGLTCRVNADNFLIMQSYHDRTELENLCQEINQKFCNLLESLDNKNNTIVKIGICCYEDDQTISGIDGLIDCSHLALNAYIPGQTNNYYFYNSKMHDQMIRKVEIENNMESALLNNEFTFYLQPKYAPNGQVMLGAEALVRWLEPSGNLIMPGEFIPIFEQNGFILKMDEYIFESVCKFLYQRIIENLPNVPISINISRLHLYQDDFIERYSKIKNKYSLPDKLVELEITENILLDNIERIRNIIIELQNNGFTCSIDDFGSGYSSLNSLKDLPFEVIKLDRLFLINSYDIQRSQEIIKAIVEMAKTINIKTVAEGVETPSQLEFLKMIDCDMIQGYIFSKPRPIKEFEQLLINQEK from the coding sequence ATGAAAAATAAAAAAATATCGTTAATGATTGTCGGGGGAATTAGTGCTGTGATTTTTGTTGTTTTTTCCATGTTCATTTATGTTAATTATGTTCAAGATTCTCTTTGGGATAAGTCAATCAATGATATTTTAGAAACAACCTCTCAGGAGGAAAAAGCCTTTAATGTCTATATGACTAAAGAAATGACTAACTCCCAAAACATCCTTACTAATATTGCCTATCTACAAACTAAGATTCCGCAGTATCTCCAGCATCTATCTAATCGTGAAGAAGCTAAATATTTATATATCGACTATACCAATGACTGCTACTATGATGAAAATGGTAATTATCCGTTAGGTGATGAACAGTTGTTTCAGCAAATAAAAGCTGATAATAATTCACAAGGATTTTTAGAGCCCTATCTTAATTCAAAAACAGGTATTAAGACTTTTGCAACTTATGTAAAAACAAGCGATAGTCAAAGTGTCATTGTCAAAGAAACTCAATTAAGTTTTATTATTGAAAACTTCTCACTTTCGTTTTATAACGATTTAGGTTTTTCATATATTGTTAAAGATAATGGTGAAATTTTAATTCGTTCCAAACATCGTAACTCAAATCGTACTTTTAAAAACTTATTTGATTTAATCGATCTGTCTGGTAATGATGCAAAAACCATTGAATCATTTAAAGCATCTTTATCTAAAAGAGATAAAGGTGTTGCCTTATTTAATTATCAAGATAGTTCCAATGTATTTTGCTATGTTCCATTACAACAAAACAATCACTGGTTTATTATTTCAATTATTCCTAATAATGTAATCATGAAGCAGGCCAATAACATTATTATTTCCTCCATAATTTTATGTAGTGGTATTGCTGGTGCAATCAGCTGTGTTGTTTTGCTATATATCCGTGATAGCCGTAAACACAAAAGAATGTTAGAGAACTTAGCTTTTTATGATCATTTGACCATGCTCTATAATTATCAAAAGTTTAAAACAGAGGGGGAAAAATTATTTTTGGAACGTAATCATACTCTTCTTGCAGTTCTGTATTTAGATATTAATGACTTTAAAATAATTAATGAATTATATGGTTATAAATATGGTGATAAGATCTTAACGCAGCTGGCAAATATTTTAAAAAAATTGGTCATAGCCCCAGGACTTACGTGCCGAGTAAATGCCGATAATTTTTTAATCATGCAGTCATATCATGATAGAACCGAACTGGAAAACTTATGCCAAGAAATCAATCAAAAATTTTGTAATCTTTTAGAATCACTTGATAATAAAAATAATACTATAGTTAAAATTGGTATATGCTGCTATGAAGATGATCAAACAATCTCAGGTATTGATGGTCTAATTGACTGTAGTCACCTCGCTTTAAATGCATATATACCTGGCCAAACCAATAACTATTACTTCTATAATTCTAAAATGCATGATCAAATGATTAGAAAAGTAGAGATTGAAAATAACATGGAGTCCGCTTTACTGAATAACGAATTTACATTCTATCTACAACCAAAGTATGCGCCAAATGGACAAGTCATGTTAGGAGCTGAAGCTCTAGTTCGTTGGCTTGAGCCATCAGGAAATCTCATTATGCCTGGTGAATTCATTCCAATCTTTGAACAAAATGGCTTTATTCTTAAAATGGATGAATATATATTTGAAAGTGTTTGTAAGTTTCTCTATCAACGAATTATCGAAAACCTGCCAAATGTTCCTATATCGATTAATATTTCTAGATTACATCTTTATCAAGATGACTTTATTGAACGCTACAGTAAAATAAAAAATAAATATAGTTTACCTGATAAATTAGTTGAATTAGAAATAACCGAAAACATTTTACTTGATAATATTGAAAGAATTAGAAACATTATCATTGAACTACAAAATAATGGCTTTACTTGTTCAATCGACGATTTTGGTTCAGGTTACTCATCATTAAATTCTTTAAAAGACTTACCATTTGAAGTCATAAAATTAGACCGGCTTTTCTTAATCAACAGTTATGATATTCAAAGAAGTCAAGAAATCATCAAAGCTATTGTTGAAATGGCTAAAACTATTAATATTAAAACAGTTGCTGAAGGTGTCGAAACCCCAAGCCAATTGGAATTTTTAAAAATGATTGATTGTGATATGATCCAAGGATATATCTTTTCTAAGCCACGACCAATCAAAGAATTTGAACAACTGCTTATAAATCAAGAAAAATAA
- a CDS encoding ABC transporter substrate-binding protein gives MKAKIISLFHYLLVFLLIIFNTSCQAKSINIVDTNNNDQIELNFYGYKTEAINVVAIEEILQAYMDKNPNITITYESVKGTEYYEILKKRLASNNYDDIFMIDEDNLQQLTNYNYFEDLSKLKTIKNFNTNSLEQMVQPDNTIPYIPTSISAFGLYCNLDLLEKHHQSVPKNNQEFMAVCQYFIEQGITPIIANNDISLKTIALAKGLYPIYQSPEKDRIIASLNQDPSILCNYLKEGYQYVKQLIDNKFIDAATTLKTEKTADDLIQFEENKNPFMLTGAWASVRVEKSSPDLNFKVYPYPILDDGAILVSNIDTRVCINAKGPHITEAKKFIEYLSQEDVMWKFVNSQSSFSPLKEQRIADDPKIQELSPYLTSEKTILGSDSNINLPLWSLTHEGITQLLTGNSIDSALEIIKNYEQ, from the coding sequence ATGAAAGCAAAGATAATATCCCTCTTTCATTACTTATTAGTCTTTTTATTAATAATTTTTAATACCAGCTGTCAAGCTAAATCAATAAATATTGTTGATACAAATAATAATGATCAGATTGAACTAAATTTTTATGGATATAAAACGGAAGCAATTAATGTTGTTGCAATCGAAGAAATTTTACAAGCTTATATGGATAAAAATCCCAATATTACCATTACCTATGAAAGTGTGAAAGGAACTGAGTATTATGAGATACTAAAAAAACGTTTGGCCTCTAATAACTATGATGACATTTTTATGATCGATGAAGATAATTTACAGCAATTAACTAATTATAATTATTTTGAAGATTTATCAAAGCTAAAAACAATAAAAAACTTTAACACAAACTCATTGGAACAAATGGTGCAACCAGATAATACGATCCCCTATATTCCAACTTCTATTTCAGCATTTGGATTATATTGCAATCTTGATTTACTAGAAAAACATCATCAGTCAGTTCCTAAAAATAATCAAGAATTTATGGCTGTTTGTCAATATTTTATTGAGCAAGGAATTACTCCGATCATCGCTAATAATGATATTTCTCTAAAAACAATTGCTCTTGCTAAAGGTCTTTATCCCATCTATCAATCACCTGAAAAGGATAGAATAATCGCTTCACTAAATCAAGATCCTAGCATTCTTTGTAATTATCTTAAAGAAGGATATCAATATGTTAAACAGTTAATCGACAATAAATTCATTGATGCAGCCACAACTTTAAAAACAGAAAAAACTGCAGACGATCTAATACAGTTTGAAGAAAATAAAAACCCTTTTATGTTAACTGGTGCCTGGGCCTCTGTTCGAGTTGAAAAAAGTTCACCAGATTTAAATTTTAAAGTTTACCCTTATCCAATTTTAGACGATGGAGCAATTCTAGTTTCAAATATTGATACCCGTGTATGTATTAATGCTAAAGGTCCACATATTACTGAAGCAAAAAAATTTATTGAATATTTAAGTCAAGAAGATGTGATGTGGAAATTTGTAAATAGTCAGTCCTCTTTTAGTCCTCTGAAAGAACAACGTATTGCTGATGATCCTAAGATTCAAGAATTAAGCCCTTATTTAACCTCAGAGAAAACAATTCTAGGTAGTGATTCAAATATAAATCTTCCCCTTTGGTCACTTACCCATGAAGGAATCACCCAATTATTAACAGGAAACAGTATTGATAGTGCATTAGAAATAATCAAAAATTATGAACAGTGA
- a CDS encoding coiled-coil domain-containing protein — protein sequence MKIKKVISTALTLTIVTSACYYAAPVAADEFDGNESKYMTLCSSSNLSSSNKSTCEAFNKYLKTKNSELTKKLAEQKEAASDTKTTLESVQKQLDEVNKQISDKEAEIEYLNTTIANLQASIEKNTQLLKDRMYAMQSYANENTYINFIFGASNFTEMFSRIDGYNELTQSDKELIEELNKQRKEVEQQQTILEEAKATLVIQQEEQKTLKTKYTALLEEQNKSIASTQNTIYDYGEMTETLDAAIKKFNEEAYETPTPTPPPPKPDNGGNNNNSGGNNNNNNNNNNNNSDSGNNNNGGNNNNDSSTSDNLGEKIYAAAYAKLGSRYWWGAQGPTYFDCSGLVYWSLKQAGVSGGRDTAAGYSRKWSAVSFANSKTGDLVCFGSPAYHIGIIVVNSDGSRSMVHAGGGDSSTHGDNPKAYVKVSSIEPGSYYYSRISTIRRVSK from the coding sequence ATGAAAATAAAAAAAGTTATATCTACAGCTTTAACGCTGACAATAGTAACAAGTGCATGTTATTATGCAGCCCCTGTGGCAGCCGATGAATTTGATGGTAATGAAAGTAAATATATGACATTATGCTCATCTTCGAATTTATCTAGTAGTAACAAATCAACTTGTGAAGCATTCAACAAGTATCTTAAAACTAAAAATTCTGAATTAACTAAAAAATTGGCCGAACAAAAAGAGGCTGCTAGTGACACTAAAACAACACTAGAAAGCGTTCAAAAACAATTAGATGAAGTTAATAAACAAATCAGCGATAAAGAAGCTGAAATTGAGTATTTAAATACAACTATTGCCAATCTTCAAGCAAGTATTGAAAAGAATACTCAATTATTAAAAGATCGTATGTATGCAATGCAATCTTATGCAAATGAAAATACATATATTAACTTTATTTTTGGTGCAAGCAACTTCACGGAAATGTTCTCAAGAATCGACGGTTATAACGAACTTACACAAAGTGATAAAGAGTTGATTGAAGAACTTAATAAACAAAGAAAAGAAGTTGAACAACAACAAACTATTTTAGAAGAAGCTAAAGCCACTTTAGTTATTCAGCAAGAAGAACAAAAAACATTAAAAACAAAATATACAGCTTTGTTAGAGGAACAAAACAAATCAATTGCATCTACTCAAAACACGATTTATGATTATGGTGAAATGACTGAAACCCTGGATGCTGCAATTAAAAAATTTAATGAAGAAGCATATGAAACTCCAACTCCTACACCACCGCCTCCAAAACCTGATAATGGTGGAAACAATAATAATTCCGGTGGTAACAACAACAATAATAACAACAACAATAATAACAATAGCGATTCTGGAAATAACAACAATGGCGGAAACAATAATAATGATTCTAGCACATCAGATAATCTTGGTGAAAAAATCTATGCTGCTGCTTATGCTAAATTAGGATCGCGTTATTGGTGGGGAGCTCAAGGTCCCACATACTTTGACTGTTCTGGTTTAGTATATTGGTCATTAAAACAAGCAGGTGTTAGTGGTGGTCGAGATACTGCTGCTGGTTACTCCAGAAAATGGTCAGCTGTAAGTTTTGCAAACTCTAAAACTGGTGATTTAGTATGTTTTGGTAGTCCAGCTTATCATATTGGAATCATTGTTGTAAACAGCGATGGTTCCAGATCAATGGTTCATGCCGGTGGTGGTGATTCATCAACACACGGTGATAATCCAAAAGCTTATGTTAAAGTATCTTCAATTGAACCAGGATCATATTACTATAGTAGAATAAGTACAATTAGACGTGTTAGTAAATAA
- a CDS encoding C40 family peptidase produces MKKVFVTALGVCTMLSLVTIPTPVQATDFSGQEDKYMKLCSSSNLSTNNLNTCKEFNTYLKNKNKELKSQVSDSKSKVSDTQNSLNSISSEISALNDQIAEKQKEIEYLQTSISNLEASIAKKEEEVKERMYSMQSYNNNNSYIDFIFGASSFTDMFARIDSVNEITSYDDELVAQLADEKEQVETQKATVVTAKANIESQKSSKQALQQEYQALFEKQNADLIAQEKAAAQAADSSQKITDNIAALLAATEKSQVSGGSVVSGDSAVGNAIAQKALTRVGYMYVWGGCHSMSEIANPNHTAFDCSGLVNWAYYQSGVNIGSNNTKSLASKGVSVSRNNMQAGDIILFSSNGSTSGIHHVGIYIGGGNMVHAPQTGKPVQVADLGYSYWQKEWYDVRRLY; encoded by the coding sequence ATGAAAAAAGTATTCGTCACTGCTTTAGGAGTCTGTACAATGCTTTCATTAGTAACTATTCCCACTCCTGTTCAGGCAACTGATTTTTCCGGGCAAGAAGATAAGTACATGAAATTATGCTCATCTTCAAATCTTTCAACTAATAACTTGAACACTTGTAAAGAATTCAATACATACTTGAAAAATAAAAATAAAGAATTGAAATCTCAAGTAAGTGATTCAAAAAGCAAAGTATCTGATACTCAAAATAGTTTGAATAGTATCTCAAGTGAAATTAGTGCATTAAATGATCAAATTGCTGAAAAACAAAAAGAAATTGAATATTTACAAACTTCAATTTCAAATTTAGAAGCAAGTATAGCTAAAAAAGAAGAAGAAGTAAAAGAACGTATGTATTCAATGCAATCATACAATAACAATAATTCATATATTGACTTTATCTTTGGGGCTTCTAGCTTCACTGATATGTTTGCCCGAATTGACAGCGTTAATGAAATAACATCGTATGATGATGAATTAGTTGCACAACTAGCTGATGAAAAAGAACAAGTAGAAACACAAAAAGCTACGGTTGTTACTGCCAAAGCTAATATTGAAAGTCAAAAATCATCAAAGCAGGCACTACAACAAGAATATCAAGCTCTATTTGAAAAACAAAACGCTGATTTGATTGCGCAAGAAAAAGCAGCTGCTCAAGCGGCCGATTCAAGTCAAAAAATCACTGATAATATCGCTGCACTATTAGCTGCTACTGAAAAATCACAAGTTTCTGGCGGAAGCGTTGTTTCTGGTGATTCTGCAGTTGGAAACGCAATTGCACAAAAGGCTTTAACTCGCGTTGGTTATATGTATGTATGGGGTGGATGTCACAGCATGTCTGAAATCGCTAATCCAAACCACACTGCATTTGACTGCTCAGGTTTAGTCAACTGGGCTTATTATCAATCAGGTGTCAACATTGGTTCTAATAATACCAAATCGCTAGCTAGTAAAGGGGTATCTGTTTCTCGTAATAACATGCAGGCCGGAGATATCATCTTATTTAGCAGTAATGGAAGTACCAGCGGAATTCACCATGTCGGTATTTATATCGGTGGTGGTAACATGGTTCATGCTCCACAAACAGGTAAACCTGTTCAAGTAGCGGATCTTGGTTATTCATATTGGCAAAAAGAATGGTATGACGTTCGTAGATTGTATTAA